From the Xenorhabdus ishibashii genome, one window contains:
- a CDS encoding DUF6694 family lipoprotein, with amino-acid sequence MKKLLIICLLGFALAGCDNQLKIDGKNEIAVKTSIEKIRDTLPEDKRLQFDDSLNIVMSNSIDFDDLFKDNKNGNIKHADIQKLEQKFFQSLHGKTADQLIEEAEKIKAASMNKK; translated from the coding sequence ATGAAAAAATTGTTAATTATTTGTTTGTTGGGATTTGCATTGGCTGGATGTGATAATCAACTCAAAATTGATGGAAAAAATGAAATCGCTGTAAAAACATCCATTGAGAAGATCAGAGATACTTTACCAGAAGATAAAAGATTACAATTTGATGACTCATTAAATATTGTCATGAGCAATAGTATCGACTTTGATGATCTGTTTAAGGATAACAAGAATGGAAATATCAAACATGCAGATATACAAAAGTTGGAACAGAAATTTTTTCAATCCCTTCATGGAAAAACTGCTGATCAACTTATTGAAGAAGCAGAAAAAATTAAAGCGGCCAGCATGAACAAAAAATGA
- a CDS encoding ABC transporter substrate-binding protein, whose amino-acid sequence MFNMNYPIKCFLSALFILLPIYAQAEKITVKDIMGREVTINVPVKRAMLADSRIVIALNILHPSEPLKDIVAWDHALEKKSPDLAVAYEKKYPQLRKIPVFPNPYTSDFNVEKAIMYKADLVILDIGLKSKLDSSNTINLLEKIGVPVIFIDFRQHPLSNTVPSMRLLGKVFKQEENANKFIQFYENRLSIINKRIAVLSAKQIPNVFIERHAGMLGAEDCCNTFATNSFGEFVTAAGGENMGSKWFSGMGGKINEEQLLATNPDYYLMTTADWDTVHSNSQSVPLGYTGELTTSQKRFQKLLSRPKLKILKSYREKRVMAIYHQYYDTPFNIIAVEAIAKWLHPNLFKDIDPHADNIYVHQTFTALDGNGVFWITAK is encoded by the coding sequence ATGTTTAATATGAATTATCCCATAAAATGTTTTCTGTCCGCATTATTCATATTACTTCCCATATATGCTCAAGCAGAAAAAATTACCGTCAAAGATATTATGGGACGTGAAGTAACAATCAACGTACCTGTTAAACGCGCTATGCTGGCAGATAGCCGAATAGTTATTGCCCTGAATATCCTGCATCCCTCTGAACCATTAAAAGATATTGTTGCGTGGGATCATGCATTGGAGAAAAAATCTCCTGATCTTGCGGTAGCCTATGAAAAGAAATACCCTCAACTAAGAAAAATACCGGTTTTCCCTAATCCCTATACCAGTGATTTCAATGTTGAAAAAGCTATAATGTATAAGGCTGATCTGGTTATTTTAGATATTGGTCTGAAATCCAAATTGGATAGCAGTAATACGATTAACTTGTTGGAAAAAATAGGAGTTCCTGTCATTTTCATCGATTTCCGCCAACATCCTCTATCTAATACAGTTCCCAGCATGAGATTATTAGGGAAGGTTTTCAAACAAGAAGAAAACGCTAATAAATTCATTCAATTTTATGAAAATCGTCTGTCCATAATTAATAAACGTATCGCGGTATTATCTGCCAAGCAAATTCCCAACGTTTTTATTGAGCGTCATGCAGGCATGTTAGGTGCTGAAGATTGTTGCAATACCTTTGCCACCAATAGCTTCGGAGAGTTTGTTACTGCCGCAGGTGGCGAGAATATGGGGAGCAAATGGTTTTCTGGTATGGGAGGCAAAATTAATGAAGAACAATTATTGGCTACCAATCCCGATTATTATCTGATGACAACGGCAGATTGGGACACAGTTCACTCAAACAGTCAATCTGTCCCTTTAGGTTATACCGGAGAACTGACTACATCGCAGAAACGTTTTCAAAAGCTGCTCTCTCGCCCCAAACTAAAGATTCTAAAATCGTATCGTGAAAAACGTGTGATGGCGATTTATCATCAATACTATGATACTCCATTCAATATTATTGCTGTAGAAGCCATTGCAAAATGGTTACATCCCAATCTTTTCAAAGATATTGATCCTCACGCAGACAATATTTATGTTCACCAAACCTTTACAGCATTAGATGGTAATGGTGTCTTCTGGATAACCGCAAAATAA
- a CDS encoding dicarboxylate/amino acid:cation symporter: MSTTLKKKPLYQILYIQVIFAIFLGIALGHFYPDIGASLKPLGDAFIKIVKMIIAPVIFLTVVTGIAGMNNIKKVGNVAAKSMLYFLTFSTIALVIGLIIANIVRPGDGLNISPNSLDSSKVIGYVEKAHESSIVDFFMNIIPDTVVSPLVNGNILQVLFISVIFGISLAAIGKKGEPVLEFLQHLSEPIFKMVGILMKLAPIGAFGAMAFTIGKYGISSIGNLMMLIVTFYITSLLFVLIILGSVAKYNGFSIIKLIKYIKDELLLVLGTSSSEAALPGLMKKMENLGCEKSVVGLVIPTGYSFNLDGTNIYMTMAALFIAQATNIELSLYEQISLLLVAMISSKGAAGVTGAGFITLAATLSVVPSVPVAGMALILGIDRFMSECRALTNLVGNACASIVVARWENALDKERMNQILNSDMQNSVEKISNK; encoded by the coding sequence ATGTCTACAACTTTAAAAAAGAAACCTTTATACCAGATACTCTATATTCAAGTCATATTTGCCATTTTTCTGGGTATCGCCCTTGGTCATTTTTATCCTGATATTGGAGCATCGTTAAAACCATTAGGTGATGCATTCATTAAAATTGTGAAAATGATTATTGCACCTGTTATCTTTTTGACGGTAGTCACAGGGATAGCTGGAATGAATAATATAAAAAAGGTTGGAAATGTTGCAGCAAAATCAATGTTATATTTTTTAACATTTTCAACGATTGCATTAGTTATTGGATTAATTATCGCCAATATTGTCCGTCCCGGCGATGGTCTAAATATATCTCCTAATTCGTTAGACAGCAGCAAGGTTATTGGTTATGTGGAAAAAGCCCATGAATCATCCATTGTTGACTTTTTCATGAATATCATCCCTGATACTGTTGTCAGCCCGCTTGTGAATGGCAATATTCTCCAGGTTTTATTTATTTCAGTTATTTTTGGTATCTCTTTAGCCGCTATAGGGAAAAAAGGGGAACCTGTTTTAGAGTTTTTACAACACCTCTCAGAACCTATCTTTAAAATGGTAGGGATTTTAATGAAACTAGCACCAATTGGTGCATTTGGAGCAATGGCCTTTACCATAGGTAAATATGGTATTTCATCGATCGGGAATTTGATGATGTTAATTGTAACTTTTTACATTACATCATTGCTTTTTGTTCTTATTATACTAGGATCGGTTGCCAAATATAATGGATTCTCTATCATTAAATTAATAAAATATATAAAAGACGAACTATTGTTAGTTTTAGGAACCTCATCCTCAGAGGCAGCATTACCTGGACTAATGAAAAAAATGGAAAATCTGGGTTGTGAAAAATCGGTTGTTGGTTTAGTTATTCCAACAGGTTATTCATTTAACCTTGATGGTACTAATATTTACATGACGATGGCTGCATTATTTATTGCTCAAGCAACTAACATTGAATTAAGTCTATATGAGCAAATCTCTTTATTATTAGTTGCTATGATAAGTTCAAAAGGTGCGGCAGGTGTGACGGGAGCAGGTTTTATTACGCTGGCCGCGACCTTATCTGTTGTTCCTAGCGTACCAGTAGCAGGCATGGCTCTTATTTTGGGCATTGACAGATTTATGTCTGAATGCCGTGCATTGACAAATTTAGTTGGCAATGCTTGTGCCAGCATTGTTGTAGCCCGCTGGGAAAATGCTTTGGATAAAGAAAGAATGAATCAAATATTAAATAGTGATATGCAAAATTCAGTAGAAAAAATATCAAATAAATAA
- a CDS encoding aldehyde dehydrogenase family protein produces the protein MKKLHDIEKEFLPCKSYKMLINGKWVDSVSKNTMQSYSPATGELLTEYAAGNAEDVELAVKAAKKALPAWSKTSAAERQSLLLKIADLLETEAERFIVLETLDGGKTQALCRHFDIPFSVDHFRYFAGVIRAHSDTTDVLDNDTLSLVIREPIGVIGQIIPWNFPLLMAAWKLAPALAAGNTIVINPASLTPITLLELGRIMNQVLPAGVVNIVTGRGSVVGQAILDHNGIDKVAFTGSTEVGYNVAAAAAKRLIPATLELGGKSANIVFPDANMKKAIKYAANAILLNQGQACESGARLFLHKDIHDEFLNSLKTVFESIKVGDPMLAETEMGCQVSEEQMNTILGYIVLAKQEGATILTGGKRITGTGYDDGFFIQPTILTNVTNKMRVAQEEIFGPVLCVIPFSNEEEVIEMANDSEYGLAGAVWTQDINRALRIAKAIKTGRMWINTYHELPAHAPFGGYKKSGLGRETHKMMLDAYTEVKNIYISTKED, from the coding sequence ATGAAAAAATTACATGATATCGAAAAAGAATTTTTACCTTGTAAATCTTATAAGATGCTGATTAATGGTAAGTGGGTTGATAGCGTTTCAAAAAATACAATGCAAAGCTACAGCCCTGCAACAGGTGAATTGCTGACAGAATATGCAGCAGGAAATGCCGAAGATGTTGAGCTTGCCGTCAAGGCTGCCAAAAAAGCGCTGCCAGCCTGGAGCAAAACATCTGCGGCTGAAAGACAATCTTTATTACTGAAAATCGCCGACCTACTGGAAACTGAAGCTGAACGCTTTATTGTCCTTGAAACATTGGATGGTGGTAAAACTCAGGCTCTATGTCGTCATTTCGATATTCCTTTTTCTGTTGATCATTTCCGCTACTTTGCCGGCGTTATCCGAGCTCATTCTGATACTACTGATGTCCTCGATAATGACACACTGAGCTTAGTCATCAGAGAACCAATTGGTGTAATCGGACAGATTATTCCGTGGAATTTCCCGTTATTGATGGCTGCCTGGAAACTCGCGCCCGCCCTTGCTGCCGGTAATACTATTGTTATCAATCCTGCAAGTCTGACCCCAATCACTCTGCTTGAGCTGGGGCGTATTATGAATCAGGTTCTGCCTGCCGGCGTTGTCAATATTGTTACAGGACGTGGTTCAGTTGTAGGCCAAGCGATCCTCGACCATAACGGTATTGACAAGGTAGCCTTTACCGGCTCGACAGAAGTCGGTTACAACGTTGCCGCAGCAGCGGCGAAAAGGCTCATTCCAGCAACTTTGGAATTAGGAGGTAAATCGGCCAACATTGTTTTCCCTGATGCCAATATGAAAAAGGCAATCAAATATGCAGCCAATGCAATTTTGCTGAACCAAGGGCAAGCCTGTGAATCCGGTGCCCGCCTGTTCCTGCATAAAGATATTCATGATGAATTCCTGAATTCACTGAAAACCGTGTTTGAATCCATCAAAGTGGGCGATCCTATGTTGGCAGAAACAGAAATGGGTTGCCAAGTCAGCGAAGAACAGATGAACACTATTTTAGGTTACATCGTTCTGGCAAAACAGGAAGGTGCAACCATTTTGACTGGTGGAAAACGCATAACCGGAACAGGATATGATGATGGATTCTTTATCCAACCGACAATCCTTACTAATGTCACTAATAAGATGCGAGTGGCACAGGAAGAAATTTTCGGGCCTGTGCTATGCGTTATTCCATTCAGCAATGAAGAAGAAGTCATCGAAATGGCCAATGATTCCGAATATGGCCTGGCAGGTGCCGTATGGACGCAGGATATTAACCGTGCCCTACGCATCGCCAAGGCAATAAAAACAGGCCGCATGTGGATTAATACCTATCACGAATTGCCCGCCCATGCGCCTTTCGGTGGCTATAAAAAATCAGGGCTTGGACGTGAAACCCACAAAATGATGTTAGATGCTTACACCGAAGTAAAAAATATCTATATTAGTACCAAAGAGGATTAA
- a CDS encoding beta-ketoacyl synthase N-terminal-like domain-containing protein: protein MRNRYGDLPDSSLYALTAAHEAVLDAGLESGDEVLREAAVFAGNNEAQADILDERVEGNDSRWIQYGYSGYQVAADVRKSLRAKGPIMTVHNTCASANVAMETALQALQSGVINTAVVGAADAFSLKVWSGFYMLNALGEQRCLPFSSHRRFITISEGAAFLILQREDSLLPHQIPIAELVAVFSNNDAKHPTNPDSESVHVCHKQLLITAGISADDVDVIYAHGTGTRANDVVEAAIFAQDYPRAQVTAIKGTVGHMMGTAGAIGAVASCLTLKTQQVPPTQTITPEFDFNLVTEVSPPFKRIRYVQNNSFGFGGNNAISLFRLP from the coding sequence CTGAGAAATCGTTATGGTGATTTACCCGATTCATCTTTATATGCACTTACCGCAGCTCATGAAGCCGTTTTGGACGCGGGCCTTGAATCGGGGGATGAGGTACTGAGGGAGGCTGCGGTATTTGCTGGCAACAATGAGGCTCAGGCTGACATTTTGGATGAACGTGTTGAAGGTAATGATTCGCGCTGGATCCAGTATGGTTACAGCGGTTACCAAGTTGCTGCAGATGTCCGTAAAAGCCTTCGCGCAAAAGGGCCTATAATGACCGTCCATAACACCTGTGCGTCAGCTAATGTGGCCATGGAAACTGCACTACAGGCATTACAATCTGGCGTGATAAATACAGCTGTTGTCGGTGCTGCAGATGCCTTTTCCCTTAAGGTTTGGTCTGGGTTTTATATGCTTAATGCCCTAGGTGAACAACGATGCCTTCCTTTTTCATCTCATCGTCGTTTTATTACTATTTCGGAAGGTGCTGCGTTTCTTATTCTGCAGCGTGAGGATAGTTTGCTGCCGCATCAAATACCTATTGCAGAGCTGGTGGCTGTCTTCAGTAATAATGATGCGAAACATCCCACTAATCCGGACAGCGAGAGTGTTCACGTATGTCACAAACAACTGCTTATTACCGCAGGCATCAGCGCAGATGATGTAGATGTAATATACGCACATGGCACAGGGACGCGAGCGAATGATGTAGTGGAGGCAGCTATATTTGCACAAGATTATCCTCGCGCTCAGGTGACTGCAATCAAGGGTACTGTTGGGCACATGATGGGCACCGCAGGTGCCATAGGTGCCGTTGCGAGTTGCCTAACCCTAAAAACACAACAGGTACCACCTACCCAAACCATCACACCCGAATTTGATTTCAATCTGGTCACGGAAGTTTCCCCCCCGTTCAAACGGATCAGGTATGTACAGAATAATTCGTTTGGCTTTGGCGGGAATAATGCCATTTCACTCTTTCGGTTACCCTGA
- a CDS encoding carbamoyltransferase family protein translates to MIVLGLSGLPQAQKWLTDSYPNINPLDTRICQGLDSAACIVVDGKIIAAAAEERFTGIKGTGQFPQEAIAYCLQSAGVTKDEVDIIAHGFNYNAYRRFFISPADKTMFDAVYRSETVISMLEQDGWTSVKKRFRPVDHHLAHAASAFFPSGFNSALCIVADGMGETESVSIFNCHDDKLERLSSQSISSSPGICYSICTRFLGFMFNSDEYKVMGLAAYGNPEKYSAFFEKFICFDDNNGQIVIRWPQGALKSAAEGYPHAMAWLQTSTGLTPCTSSDELSNSHTDFAAALQKRFAEIFCHLTSWWLSKTGHTHLCLAGGVFLNCRVNQQISTLPAVSDMFIQPASGDDGSALGAALACLKYDYKGERLFSPYLGPSYTDEDITAILKELKYKDLSVSHTGLSNQYFESAAQAIKDDLIIAWFNGRMEFGPRALGNRSILALPSGKNIKERINRTVKFREGFRPFAPAVTDECLEQIFDVKHLTPYYYMLSTTNVREGMVGAVSGVIHTDGTARTQVVSGRFNPVFYRLLQEVSKKTGYGCVVNTSFNVKGQPLILDPRTALETFMNTSLDKLYLQGFIVCKR, encoded by the coding sequence ATGATTGTTCTTGGATTAAGTGGATTACCACAAGCTCAGAAATGGCTTACCGATAGCTATCCGAACATCAATCCTCTTGATACCCGTATTTGTCAGGGGCTAGATAGTGCAGCTTGCATCGTTGTAGATGGCAAGATTATTGCTGCTGCAGCGGAGGAGCGATTTACTGGAATTAAAGGCACAGGCCAATTCCCCCAAGAAGCGATTGCCTATTGTTTGCAAAGCGCTGGGGTAACAAAGGATGAGGTCGATATTATCGCTCATGGATTTAATTATAATGCCTACCGTCGTTTTTTTATCTCCCCCGCAGACAAAACCATGTTTGATGCGGTATATCGCTCAGAAACAGTTATCAGTATGTTGGAACAAGATGGATGGACATCTGTCAAAAAGCGCTTTCGGCCGGTTGACCACCATCTGGCTCATGCTGCATCTGCCTTTTTCCCATCGGGTTTTAACTCAGCATTGTGCATCGTTGCTGATGGTATGGGGGAAACTGAGTCCGTCAGTATTTTCAACTGCCATGATGATAAGCTTGAGCGTCTGAGTTCGCAATCTATATCGTCTTCTCCGGGGATCTGTTATTCAATTTGTACGCGCTTTCTGGGGTTCATGTTTAACAGTGATGAATATAAAGTCATGGGCCTTGCTGCCTATGGTAATCCTGAAAAGTATAGTGCGTTTTTTGAAAAATTTATCTGTTTCGATGATAACAACGGGCAGATTGTTATCCGCTGGCCGCAGGGAGCACTGAAATCAGCGGCAGAAGGGTATCCTCATGCAATGGCCTGGCTGCAGACATCGACAGGGCTGACACCATGCACGTCATCTGATGAACTCAGCAACAGCCACACTGATTTTGCAGCTGCATTGCAAAAGCGCTTTGCTGAAATATTTTGTCATCTTACAAGCTGGTGGCTCAGTAAAACCGGTCATACGCATCTTTGTCTTGCCGGTGGGGTTTTTCTCAATTGCCGGGTGAACCAGCAGATTTCGACGCTGCCAGCGGTTAGCGATATGTTTATTCAGCCTGCATCCGGTGATGATGGTAGCGCACTAGGAGCTGCACTTGCCTGCCTGAAATATGACTATAAGGGAGAACGGCTATTTTCACCCTATCTTGGCCCGTCATATACCGATGAAGATATTACCGCCATTCTGAAAGAACTAAAGTATAAAGACCTCAGTGTTTCCCATACAGGGTTGAGCAACCAGTATTTCGAGTCGGCAGCTCAAGCCATAAAGGATGACCTAATCATCGCATGGTTTAATGGACGAATGGAGTTTGGCCCTCGTGCCCTGGGCAACCGATCAATTCTCGCGCTGCCATCAGGAAAAAACATCAAAGAACGTATTAACCGGACAGTGAAATTTCGGGAAGGATTCAGACCCTTTGCACCAGCAGTCACCGATGAATGCTTAGAGCAGATTTTCGATGTCAAACATCTTACCCCATATTATTACATGCTCAGCACCACAAACGTCAGAGAAGGCATGGTTGGTGCAGTCAGCGGAGTTATACATACAGACGGGACAGCGCGTACGCAAGTTGTTAGTGGGCGTTTCAACCCAGTTTTCTACCGCCTCCTTCAAGAAGTGAGTAAAAAGACCGGTTATGGATGCGTCGTAAATACCTCTTTCAATGTGAAAGGGCAGCCTCTGATTCTTGATCCTCGTACTGCACTTGAGACGTTCATGAATACCTCATTAGATAAACTTTATCTGCAAGGATTTATAGTATGCAAACGCTGA
- a CDS encoding MATE family efflux transporter gives MKEHNEDSYARICSKIISVSLPLMGSMTGNLLMMVIDRMCLARYSEETLEASGPAIFTAMTIIAFFSSTVAIYRAFVAQAWGREGEKAARFEGAAGMVTGVLAGLVLALLSPLISAIPELSNRTLGSIALESQYLFIATYFGAFMVFNVSLASWFNGTGRTRITFVVGLVGQICDVIFTVGLTFGYFGLPEMGMKGAALGTLIASITMSGIYLSLLPREVYAETGKILSGRVTHLTSLLLFRLRRGSVSGLTNGIDEMGNTAFVWIAGVMGPVALAANNVNLTINYMAIIPIIGLGIGCSILCGNAVGAGRYHHIQRILLVTICIEMCYVATVSIVQVGFPELLLSLFGQFDGNTQVYDLAISTERVLWTYSLTFVFSMTGAAVLECLGMTRFMFWGRVIIMWFISVPLIYYTANNHRENPDALVTIWIIGSVFELLIGTLYFLRIFHAIRHQENQLAQKNYSIKE, from the coding sequence ATGAAAGAACATAATGAAGACTCATATGCACGCATTTGCAGCAAAATAATCAGCGTCTCGCTTCCATTGATGGGTAGTATGACGGGAAATTTGCTGATGATGGTCATTGACCGTATGTGTCTTGCCCGTTATTCAGAGGAGACACTGGAAGCGTCAGGGCCGGCTATTTTCACGGCAATGACAATCATTGCCTTTTTTAGTTCTACCGTTGCCATATATCGTGCATTTGTCGCACAAGCATGGGGGCGAGAGGGGGAGAAAGCGGCTCGCTTCGAGGGAGCCGCTGGCATGGTAACAGGTGTGTTGGCTGGGCTGGTGCTCGCTTTGCTTTCACCGCTAATCTCAGCCATTCCAGAACTCAGTAACCGTACGCTAGGCAGTATTGCCCTTGAGTCGCAGTACCTGTTTATCGCCACCTATTTTGGTGCCTTCATGGTATTCAATGTGTCTCTAGCCTCCTGGTTTAATGGTACGGGCCGAACCCGTATAACATTTGTAGTGGGGCTGGTGGGACAGATTTGTGATGTCATTTTCACTGTCGGTTTGACCTTTGGCTATTTCGGCTTGCCTGAAATGGGTATGAAAGGGGCTGCTCTGGGCACCCTGATTGCAAGTATAACCATGTCAGGCATTTATCTAAGCCTTTTACCGCGAGAAGTTTACGCGGAGACAGGTAAGATACTGTCAGGCCGTGTCACGCATTTGACTTCGTTGTTACTGTTCCGCTTGCGCCGGGGTTCTGTGTCCGGGTTGACTAACGGTATTGATGAAATGGGCAATACAGCTTTTGTCTGGATTGCGGGTGTCATGGGGCCAGTTGCTCTTGCGGCAAATAATGTCAACTTGACCATCAACTATATGGCTATTATTCCCATAATTGGTCTGGGGATTGGGTGCAGTATTTTGTGTGGAAATGCTGTTGGTGCTGGTCGTTATCACCATATTCAGCGGATCCTGCTGGTGACGATATGCATTGAAATGTGCTACGTTGCTACGGTATCAATTGTTCAGGTGGGCTTTCCTGAATTACTGCTCAGCCTCTTTGGTCAGTTTGACGGCAACACCCAGGTCTACGATCTTGCCATCAGTACGGAAAGAGTCCTGTGGACCTATTCTCTCACATTTGTTTTCTCCATGACTGGTGCTGCTGTACTGGAGTGCCTTGGAATGACCCGATTTATGTTCTGGGGTCGTGTCATCATTATGTGGTTTATCAGTGTACCTCTTATTTATTACACGGCGAACAATCATCGTGAAAATCCTGATGCATTGGTCACTATCTGGATTATCGGTTCTGTTTTTGAATTGCTGATCGGCACGCTGTATTTCTTAAGAATATTTCACGCTATTCGCCACCAGGAAAACCAGTTGGCACAGAAAAACTACAGCATCAAGGAGTAA
- a CDS encoding IS630 family transposase, giving the protein MKKTLKHPRADLQARQVFIERISDYERAGRPIVYLDESGFAQSMPRQHGYSEKGLRCFGSHDWHAKGRINVIGAILENTFVTLSLFTENINADVFYAWMTQDLLPKLPHGTVIVMDNAPFHKRNDTAQAIADSRCQLEWLPAYSSDLNPIEHKWGGAKAIRRQKRCSVDELFTEHIEYVRL; this is encoded by the coding sequence ATAAAAAAAACGTTAAAACACCCTCGCGCTGATCTTCAGGCTCGTCAGGTATTTATCGAGCGCATCAGCGACTATGAGCGGGCTGGCAGGCCGATTGTGTATTTGGATGAAAGTGGTTTTGCTCAGTCGATGCCACGTCAACATGGCTATTCGGAAAAAGGGTTACGCTGTTTTGGTTCGCATGACTGGCACGCAAAAGGCCGTATCAACGTCATTGGTGCCATTCTCGAAAATACCTTCGTCACCTTAAGCTTGTTTACCGAGAATATTAATGCCGATGTTTTTTATGCGTGGATGACACAAGATTTGCTGCCAAAGCTTCCACACGGCACCGTGATAGTGATGGACAATGCGCCTTTCCATAAACGGAATGACACGGCACAAGCGATAGCAGACAGCAGATGTCAACTGGAATGGCTTCCCGCTTATAGTTCGGATTTGAACCCAATAGAACACAAATGGGGCGGAGCAAAAGCGATCAGGAGGCAAAAAAGATGTTCGGTTGATGAGTTGTTTACGGAGCATATTGAATATGTCAGGTTATGA
- a CDS encoding IS630 transposase-related protein — MGYSLDFRKRVLAYKDKHSLTFEQTSAHFEVSMRTLFRWCNQIEPCMTRNKPATKIPDAVLMADVQHFPDDYQWERAKRLGVSQSAIHYALKRLRITHKKNVKTPSR; from the coding sequence ATGGGTTACAGCTTAGATTTTCGAAAGAGAGTATTGGCATACAAAGACAAGCATTCGTTGACTTTTGAACAAACGAGTGCCCATTTTGAAGTCTCCATGCGCACCTTGTTCCGGTGGTGCAATCAGATAGAACCTTGCATGACCCGCAATAAACCTGCCACGAAAATCCCTGATGCAGTGCTCATGGCGGATGTCCAACACTTTCCCGATGACTATCAATGGGAAAGAGCAAAACGTTTAGGTGTCTCACAATCGGCTATTCATTATGCCTTGAAACGGCTTCGGATCACCCATAAAAAAAACGTTAAAACACCCTCGCGCTGA
- a CDS encoding IS5 family transposase yields the protein MPRTMLTDLQWNKLSALMQHAGWIYHKPEHRLTVEGILYRMRTSVPWRDLPPEFGKWNSVFQRFNAWSKKGVLQLIFKWLSGFADREWLFIDGSIVRAHQHSAGAASDDDEAIGKSCGGRSTKIHLAVDSYGLPVHFELSGGQVHDIVHAESLVEQSPPSDFVIADKGYDSQAFRNHIEQQGATPIIPYRKNSRKSDKQIDKCLYRYRHLVENAFARVKHFRAIATRYDKLERNYASMLALAFIIVWLPMWVE from the coding sequence ATGCCGCGAACTATGTTAACAGATCTCCAATGGAATAAGCTATCTGCGTTAATGCAACATGCGGGTTGGATTTATCACAAACCTGAACACCGTTTGACCGTTGAAGGCATTCTTTACCGAATGAGAACGAGCGTTCCCTGGCGCGATTTACCGCCAGAATTCGGCAAATGGAATAGTGTCTTTCAACGTTTCAATGCGTGGTCAAAGAAAGGGGTTTTACAGCTCATTTTCAAGTGGTTATCTGGGTTTGCTGATAGGGAATGGTTGTTTATTGATGGGAGTATCGTCCGTGCTCATCAGCACAGTGCCGGAGCGGCTTCAGATGATGATGAGGCGATTGGCAAAAGTTGTGGTGGACGTTCAACCAAAATTCATTTGGCCGTCGATAGTTATGGCTTGCCTGTTCATTTTGAATTGTCCGGGGGACAAGTGCATGACATTGTTCATGCTGAAAGTTTAGTCGAACAATCGCCCCCTTCGGACTTTGTGATAGCTGACAAAGGGTACGACAGTCAGGCTTTCAGAAATCATATTGAACAGCAAGGAGCAACACCGATTATTCCCTACCGGAAAAATAGCCGAAAATCGGATAAACAGATTGATAAATGTTTATATCGTTATCGTCATTTGGTGGAGAATGCGTTCGCTAGGGTTAAACATTTTCGTGCAATAGCAACAAGATACGATAAGCTTGAACGGAATTACGCCAGTATGTTGGCTCTGGCGTTTATCATTGTCTGGTTGCCCATGTGGGTTGAATGA